A region from the Pararge aegeria chromosome Z, ilParAegt1.1, whole genome shotgun sequence genome encodes:
- the LOC120636184 gene encoding uncharacterized protein LOC120636184 — protein sequence MEMEELPKKRKYIPESQLETQCDTDYEFVEQAYLEQNSQTYDDWEPGQENEDEINSAAEGTKKPTKDCATYTEISTKDISTFTENIMVEDKEQFTSTTVVDIHACKYFGKFVSNELLRFSINERYIIMQKIIETLKK from the exons ATGGAAATGGAAG aattaccaaaaaaaagaaaatatatcccAGAATCACAACTGGAAACGCAATGTGACACTGACTACGAGTTTGTCGAACAGGCTTATTTAGAACAAAATTCCCAGACTTATGATGACTGGGAACCTGGTCAAGAAAATGAAGATGAAATAAATTCTGCGGCGGAAGGTACAAAAAAACCTACGAAAGATTGTGCAACGTACACAGAAATATCCACCAAAGATATTTCAACGTTTACTGAAAATATAATGGTAGAAGATAAAGAACAATTTACGAGTACAACCGTCGTGGATATTCACGCCTGTAAATATTTTGGGAAATTCGTATCTAACGAGTTACTACGTTTTAGTATTAATGAGAGAtatattataatgcaaaaaattatagaaacgctaaaaaaataa
- the LOC120636182 gene encoding piggyBac transposable element-derived protein 4-like, which translates to MATPPSPEPGPSNWDLISMELSGMMSPSHINLSDMPCIDAIISDAELYGILAQDVDNFLEDLVNENTEDEEAVCAEDQLEQDVENTTDCPPRAPRAPTTDWFNGNPSNMAEIPFTGTPGLLPPHNMSGKTPIDFFFLFFNSRIIDLILNCTNKCGNELKIAARTAQARFTKWKEISLEEFTVFIGIILFMGTVKVNRMAEYWSRHYLMRLSPHSFMARDRFYLILRALNVQDEMRPESIFKVKSLIDMFNETMSTTYYPSNNVAIDESLILWKGRLSFRQYLKGKVHRYGIKLYMLADMNGLVIKIHLYAGSGDQLVGGKNHVKKVVMLLIEKYLNKGHSLYIDNYYSSVGLAEELLDKNTYVTGTLRAKRAGNPTLINIKLNTGESCIVHNSKKIVVTKWQDKREVLLLSSQHKSIYKGTNSRRIRTIKYKPDVLIQYNKYMRAIDRHDQLLSYYSCKHKTLRWYKKVIIHLIQICLVNSFLLYREISKSNIELYDFRKSVLENLLKPPTVPQRSLVERKIHLPSTFTKSGGRTMRKRCRVCYSKTKKRNLVMYGCSDCPEFPGLCLTPCFREYHKY; encoded by the coding sequence ATGGCTACTCCTCCATCCCCTGAACCTGGCCCGTCAAATTGGGATCTCATATCTATGGAGTTATCCGGAATGATGTCTCCCAGCCATATAAACTTATCAGACATGCCATGCATTGATGCTATTATAAGTGATGCAGAATTGTATGGGATTTTGGCACAGGATGTGGATAACTTTCTGGAAGATTTGGTAAATGAAAACACAGAAGATGAAGAAGCCGTTTGTGCTGAAGATCAGTTAGAACAGGACGTTGAAAATACAACTGATTGTCCCCCTAGAGCCCCTAGAGCCCCTACTACCGATTGGTTCAATGGAAACCCCTCGAATATGGCCGAGATTCCTTTTACGGGCACACCTGGTTTATTACCGCCTCATAACATGAGTGGAAAAACACCgatagattttttctttttatttttcaatagtcgtatcattgatttaattttaaactgtacAAACAAGTGCGGCAATGAATTGAAGATTGCAGCACGCACCGCACAAGCTCGTTTTACAAAATGGAAGGAGATAAGTCTTGAGGAGTTCACGGTATTTAttggcataattttatttatgggtACCGTGAAAGTTAATAGAATGGCCGAATATTGGTCTCGACATTATTTAATGCGCCTAAGCCCACATTCATTTATGGCTAGGGacaggttttatttaatattaagagcATTAAATGTCCAAGATGAAATGAGGCcggaaagtatttttaaagtaaagtcGTTAATAGATATGTTCAACGAAACAATGTCCACAACTTATTACCCATCCAATAATGTTGCAATAGATGAATCCTTGATTTTGTGGAAAGGACGTCTTTCTTTCCGCCAGTATTTAAAAGGGAAAGTCCATCGTTatggaattaaattatatatgttagcTGACATGAATGGCctagtaataaaaattcatttatatgctGGTTCTGGGGATCAATTGGTAGGTGGAAAAAATCATGTAAAAAAAGTAGTAATGttgttaatagaaaaatatttaaataaaggccATTCActttatattgataattattatagcaGCGTTGGTTTAGCAGAGGAGCTTTTAGATAAAAACACGTACGTAACAGGTACACTACGAGCAAAGCGCGCTGGTAATCccactttaattaatataaaattaaacaccgGTGAATCTTGTATTGTTCACAAttccaaaaaaattgttgttaccAAATGGCAGGATAAACGCGAAGTGCTGCTTTTGAGCTCGCAGCATAAAAGCATTTACAAAGGGACTAATAGTCGCCGAATACGCACTATAAAGTATAAGCCTGATGTACTAATTCAGTACAATAAATACATGAGAGCAATTGATAGGCACGACCagcttttaagttattattccTGCAAACACAAAACCTTACGTtggtataaaaaagttataatccaTTTAATCCAAATATGTTTGGTGAATAGCTTTCTTTTATATCGAGAAATAAGCAAATCGAATATAGAATTATATGATTTTAGAAAAAGtgtattagaaaatttattaaagccACCAACCGTGCCACAACGATCCCTTGttgaaagaaaaatacatttaccTAGTACTTTTACTAAGAGTGGTGGAAGGACAATGAGAAAGCGATGCAGAGTATGCTatagcaaaactaaaaaaagaaacttggtTATGTATGGTTGTTCTGATTGCCCAGAATTCCCAGGGTTATGTCTCACCCCATGCTTCCgagaatatcataaatattaa